DNA sequence from the Diorhabda sublineata isolate icDioSubl1.1 chromosome 6, icDioSubl1.1, whole genome shotgun sequence genome:
CCTTTAATCAATCGAATTCTTGAACATGTACGCCAGAATCGCTTTAGCAGCCCTACTTGTATGTGCTCTGTACGATGGAGCCTACGCTAATTTAGTAAACTGTGAAGATCTCAACGAACCGTAagtatatacatatttttagggaaaaataagGATACTGAAGgatatcaaatttcaaattagttcATTCCTCACAATATTCTGAACAATTATGGTGCAACATTCCGAATCAATTTCCAATTCTGATTTCGTTGTTTCTCTTACTTCGatcttttcatttcatatacatataaatGTGGAGTGTTCAGCTGTGATTGTCACAGTTATGTCATCAAATCCTTTAATAAATCGTCATACTTATTTCCATCCAGGACTTGTAATCGCATGGACTGTTTCCAAGTCGAgagttttttaatgtttttgctTTTACTTTATCCCTTATACACTTTATGCTGGAAGCGCGCCTAGATTTGGAGGGAAATTCAGAGTGAATTTAAAACTGTTATATTTAACAagattgtttttattacataCTTGGTGTAATTGCATATTATgagaatgaaatttattattcccGTACAGCAAAAATACATTACATAGTATCTTCATGTATAGCTGTTCcgggaatatttttttgtcagtttCATCCAAATAACAATTGATTAtctttttttcaacatattttcgaaaataataattgaaccTCAGCAGAGACgcattgaattttaaaaaagtgtGTGTTTAGCACCAGTGAACACGCGGATTAtactaatttgtttttaatagtaatGTTTTTGACGTTTCAGTGGTGTACTTGTAAGTTGGCTTTATGAAGAAGCTCCACCAAAAGAGAACTTCACACTTAGAGCACCTGAATATGGATATACAGACTCGCCAATCTCATGTATATTTGTAAgttcttatcaaaatataatcaaaagaaaaatcgtCAAGTTAGAAGTACGACCAGATTAAGAAATTACTACAAATCGTTCAGAATTTTTAGCACcataaactaataaataagaaataatactCAGATTCGGCGTAAATGTGATTAATACAAAAAACTCTTGTGAGATGAATaaaattcgtgaaaaaaaaagagtaaaaCTCCATTATTTACATGTaccattcaattttttcaattaagaaaatatcaatCCGATTACAAAAATCtctacaaaaaacaaattgtattAACACGAATAGTATATAAAGTTAGCTGCTCTGAGTCTCTGAACATAGGGAACTCGGgggaaattaaattatttacgaGGTGGCCAAGCTTGGAGCTTTGTAAAACAAACCCGTCTTAGTGAACGTAATTCGGCCGGATCAGATCGTCCGTTTAagactttttattataaataatatggtTTTGTGGTATTCTGTATCTAaagttgaaatatataaatcataAATCTTCATTTCCGTGAATAAAGATTCAATTACACCCTTTTCTCATTTCAGTTTGATGCCCCTTCAGATCTTTACAATGTTGAAATATCAGACGGTGGTCTAGGTTGGCAATACGTCGAATTACAAATTACACCAGTCGAGAATCTCGAGGACGATCGTCACCACCACcatgatgatgacgatgatgacAAGCTCTATTATCAATTAAGCGTTTTCAGACGACCAGATAATGAGAATATTGCCTAAGTTATGATGTAAATCTGctacttttattttatgataaataaaaagcatTTGTCAGTACTATTGTATCATTTGATATATTTCCTCAACCCTTATATAATTGTCAGTTCCCCTATGACTAATGAGGgtccaaaaaattaatttttgtatgagTGAAACATCTATCTATATCTTTGAATTGAAAGAAGTTGTAAAGATTATCTATTATAACGATTGGTCATTCAATTTTACAACTTGCTTAATATATTCCAATCACCTTTATGCTgcgattttataattttactattGAACAGCATGTGTGTTGACCTCAGTTGTTACAGGTGTAGATATCCTCTTTACATGAGACGGCCTAAAATAATTGCATTATTTATAATAGCACTGCTATAATTTTGGTTCTTCGAGCCCGGTTAAAATACCAATTCATTTTCTCTTTCACCAAAATATCAATATCTAACCTTATGTtggtaattaaataaaaatattatataattcaatGAAATGATTATTCGCACCTACAATATTATTACGCTTTTCTAATAAGTTATATTATAATGGAATTATAACAGCACCAATATATAATAAAGCAACAACTTCTAAACAAACCGATCcaacatttgtttttaattgtgaGTGGGTCTCAAGAGACATAAACGaattaattaaaacataaatacaAGCAAACTAATCTAAGAGAATGGGCATCCTGTTTCTAACCAAACCCAACCTAAAAGCCAATAGTTGTTTAAGACAAATAGAAAGATTGATAATAGCAGAACATGCATTAAAAGACAACGTCAATCTCAATAAATTTGAGAAACCATAGCTATTTGTTACCACGACAACTAATCGCTATGCTTACTAATATTACAAATGTGAAAGCGTGATGTTTGTCCCGCTTTCACGCAAAAACTATTTGACGAAATATCATGAAACTTTCTACACATATTCTGGGAGGTACTAGAAGTAACatagtatactttttattaaagaaaaaatattttttacaaaaataaaaaaaattgtcaacgAATACCAACATTTTGCTACTTCAGCGCCATCTAAGCGTATGTCTAAAAAATGCCTCAGAAGCGTAAATctacattatctaaaaattcgtCACTGGCCCGTGCAGCAAAAGTTCTTTGTGACCTTCGGTTCATTAAGAGCTGAAAAGACAACAGCAAGCAAGGCGACAAAATGATTTGAGAGCTGCTGAAACATTTCTTTAGAGCGATAGAAACGCCAAAACAATCACAGACTAGGAGAATTGTTCGAGCAGAAATAGTTACCACGCGCCGTCGAATTTTGATGTGTAAGGAGTGGTCCATATTTAATGATACTGGATTTCAATATAACCCTACAATGGAATATATCAATTATCCTCTAATTTTTATTggctcaatgaataaaaaatgtcaataataatgaaaagCTAGATTATGATCTCATAGGACCACAATTTTACGTAGGATAAACACCGGCAATGGTGGACTCTTCTTTTTCGACGCACCAGAAGGAACCAGAAAACGTTTTTGCTCAACTTATTTGAACATTAGTTATTGTATTTCATAAAGCATGTTTTAAAACTTCGTTGAatgtagtaatttttaaaaatcgataatactAACCAAGCAACAAAATAAAGTTatcatattgatatatttctattataataatttctgatacttatttactGGATTCGATGCAAGTGAAGCCGCGTGTAAAAGCTAGTAAATTGTAATGAGAAGCTattgaaattcaaaaacatacaaataactttAACAGAATGAAAAAAGGGCACTATGTGGTCAATAGAGTTGCAAGACCACCGATCTTGTCAACTGGAATGGGTTCTACAAAGTATTCaatcaaattaatcaaaaatctTACTATTGGAAAGTACCGCTGTAATCGGAATAGAAGATATGATGAGTCCAGACTTCCAGCTACAAAAAAGTGTGAGACAAGGCTTCGTTATATCACGTACACTACTTAACATCTTTGGTGAAGCTATAATAAGCAATCCTCTAGATAAATGAAAGGGTGGAATTCTTGTAGGGGGAGATATAATAAGCAACTTACTAAGCAGAAGCGAGCGGGAGTGTGGAAAGTATGATCTAACAATAAACATAACCAAAACAAAACCAATTATAGTGGATAAATCTAGCCTCTAACCTCTCTGCTTGACGATCTCGTAAGGGTAAATCGGCTTTATATATCTGGAGTCGATAAGAAGCAACATGAGTAGATAGATAcggaaaaaatagaagaattgcCTTCACCAAGTATGCgatgataattaaattttgaaaaagcttTTACATTACCACTAAAATAAATCTGGTTCGAATGTTGGTCGTCCCAATCTTCTCATACATCTCAGAACCGTGAACATTAACAGCTAATGAGcgaaaatatattgattcatTCGAAATTTGGTACTACAGCAGATTATTCTAGACTACGAAGTCATGTGTAAACACCATACTATCATCAATATTCATGAAGTAAGTGCTGTAATATTTTGGACACGTAGCTAAATGTCGAGATGACAATATAGACAGGCTTATAGTGATGGGAGAAGTACGAAAATAATTATAGGTCGATCCCTTAtctgaaaatatcaaacaagTGACAGACGTATCGTTAGAAAAGACTGGAGATCAAGAAATGTAGAAGATAATAGAAAAGGGAATAGGGACGTTCCAAAGAGATCACGACCATCCTGACTGAGGAAACGAGTAGACAAACTTTAACTACCCGATActatttgttttgtattttcaaGATAAATGAACATTTGAGAGGAATAAGAATAGTACTTAACGAAACGATATTGGTTAgtaatataatgtaataaataattactgACCCAGTTACAcatgtaaataaaatgaaactaatGTTGGATTGGcgatgaaattttatattctcaTGAAGCACATTTTCCATTACATAGAGAATCTACACCATAATCCAGTGCTCATTTTTAACTATAAGAAATTATAGATCAGCCACGATATATGGAATGCTTCTGATTCCGTATGCAGTAACTCTTGATAATTTGccattttcaatggaaatttcTGAATCAATCTTTGTTTGATAATTcgaaaaaagttgtgaaaaacTATCTGTTTAACATGATATGATATGTTATCCTTTGATTCAAAGttcaaaaatagaaacattatattataaatcTTATCATTAAATCGATGTACTTGAATTGACACCTTTATATTCAAACCTTGAATTAAGTGTTTGATAacgatatattgaaaaagtatatattgGGAATGAGTTCAACCTCTACTCAATCAAATCCTTGAACATGTACGCCAAAATCGCTTTAGCAGCTTTACTCGTATGTGCTCTGTACAGCAGAGCCTACGGTAATTTAGTAAGTTGTGAAGATCCCGATGAACCGTAAGTACACATTTTCCAACAttcacttgaaaaaaaaatttttttaagtcatATTTTCTCTTACGATAATATAATTGCTGGATGTATTGATTTTTATAACTAGTTCAGATACTAGATACtaatttgttttctaatttttatgttttagcGGTTTGCTCGTTAGTAAGATTTATGAAGAACCtccaaaaaaaagtaatttcacaCTGAGGGCACCGGAATATGGAGAAACAGAGACAGCTATCTCCTGTATCTTCGTAAGttgaattataattgttttgaaatcaaGAGAAAAAACCTCACAcataaattcatacaaaatcagttacaaaaattcaatcaaCAAAACGTTTAAATCTCTGCAAGCAAATTGTATGAACAACAAATATATATCGCTTTTTTTCCTTCATACAATGAGGCTCAATGAAAACCTAACTAACCATCATCTATCGAATATTTTGACGAGAAAAACATGATAACCCCTAGAATTCTTCAAATAGAAATAAGTGCtcaaaatcatttattgaaaaggGTATTTTTTCCCATATCGattcttaatttttaaaattacgatAACTCTTTTTGTGAAGATACAGCTGCCTCTCGAAACCCGACCTTATCATTATAGTAGATAATaagaagttttttttctaatacgATAAAATAAATTAGCATGACTGCCGATCTCAGCTTATTCCAATCCTGAAAAACAACGAGATTTTTAAATAACGAACGTATTCACTAGTACAAAAGAAGACTGGAAAGTAATGTCgctttttttgattaaatttcaaccgataaagttttatttttggtCAATAATATAATCATATCCGTTATTAACATTTCGCCATataatgtacaaatttttaattatcaatcaATTAGTTTCTGAGCAAAACATGACTTTTTGGACAACATTAAAATTGTCAACTCCCTGCCataagaaaatgaaatgaataaatggAAATCTGTGATATTAGAAAAGTATGGTGGAAGAGGCTGTACTTTTAActctaattcattaatttattacaaTGTTCCTTGTGCCCAGTTTATACGTGCAATGACGTATTGCAGCTTTTTCTGAAGACTGTTACtggataattttttactaaaaattgattcACTTGCTCCAACTACACAGAGATGAGTCTGCATTGGTATTTCGTCTAGATTTGATTACTTCAAAATTCCACGTATATTCCACCAAACACACGGAGCGATGTAAACCTTGCTTTACAATACTTGGTGATTCAATTGGAAAGAGCCACTACCTTTCTCATGTTAAATTATCATtcagaaaaatgataaaaaaaatggttctgTATATTGGcgttttaacaataaatatgtgGGGAATCTGTTGGATTTGTTCTCTTTGGACAAATTATGGGCGAATCAAATACCATTTCTGCCCTTATTTGGCTGATCACTGACACTATAATCTTGAAATATCTTTGATACGACTTCGAAATACATCGACATTCCGGTATTTTTGGACATTCTATTGATGGCTCTTCgacttttttgacattttagtGTAAAATGCCATAGATTTATCTTCAGATTCGAACCACTCATGCACTAAAGTAGCCATACACGTTACAGTTCAACCTGTGTAGTATTCTCGAGATTTACCTGAATTCTTGCTGTGGAGTTATACTGCGCAAAATCAAAGTGACACCGTACGCTATACCTATGCGTGTACGTTGATCGCTGAATGGAacaaagaaagaagaagaaagcaGAGTTTATAACACTCTAGTAGATCTGCGAGAGTATATAATGCACAGAGACACAACAGAATTtgctatttctatttttctaatatttacgGTTTTGAAAcgatttgatttatatatttaaaaaaatgcactAGTTATATTTGATCGTATTTCTGCAATGCATGacagacatttcaaaaatatagcaGCTTCTTTTCAACAATTACAATAAATAGTTAGGAAATTCTGAGAATGCAATATCTGCTTACGCGATTAGAGgttaagttataatttttgcGTCAACAGTTGTCACCCTTACAAATTTCCGTGTTTCAGGTTGTGTCAAAATATAGTTAAAGCATCTCATATATTTTCTCACTCACGctctattgaaaatatgatttaattctctaactgtaaaaaaatatttactgaaaattcaatttttcatttcagtttgATTCTTCAGAAAACTTCAATGTTGTAATAACAGACGGTGGTCTTGGTAAGAACTTTGTAGAGTTGCAAATTTCTCCAATCGATGAGGTCGAAGACGATCATCACCACCATGACGACCGCGATGACAAGTACTATTACGAATTGAACGTATACAGAAAGCCTAACTAGTTGaatatgtataaattataaTGTGAAGCGGTTAAAATGtttattgtgataaataaataaataacatttttcgcTATTTTTGGTTCTGATTTCTCACCTTTagaggcctataactcagaaacgaaaagtcatctactcactcccgaattttttgcctCAAGTCCCAGAACggtttaattattattgtctttAAATTGGAACAATGTCAAATATTCCAGTATAAACTGCGtttattatgaataatgaataataaaaaaaatattcaatcagcAATgttaaagtaaagtaaagaaaAGTACTGGACTAAACAGCTCGTAGGTTGCTACATAGATAGCGCAATGAGTCCTAAATCTATATGATGTTTAATTAGCTCTAATTTTCCAAAGACAAGTTTATGAATTTGACAGATGTCGTGCTATTAGTTTGTGAGTTAAAATATTCTAAGTGAACATACTTTTGTTAGTAAACTGATAAATTTAAACGAGTTGAAATACccaaagaaaacatcaaaagtCTACTAAATTATCGCGGATGACTGTAAAGTGATGAGCCTGGAAAGACTGAAAGTTTACTGGCAAGTAATATTTTGAGATGCTTATGGTATAATAATCATCGACTAATATAAAAAGGGAAAGAACAGCGATTATTAAGTAGCGTTATTAGAACATTTGAAGAATGAAATTGCGAAAAGAATTccatttgaagaagaagaagaaaatgttgttacATCAAGACATTGAACCGTATCACAAATAAATGGAACGATGgtgaaatttcatcaattaggcttaaaattttttctgcattcattgtatttttcaaatctgtTATTTAAAGACTTTTTTTGTCCTCAGACCTTGAGAAGCTACTCGCAGGACAAAAATCTTGTGTCGATGAAgagtgaaaatttaaaattgaaatataatcaaattctataaataaatcattCTATATACCTCTTAAACCATCTATTAACAACAACATAAACATGAACGAGGCGCCTGATAAGAAGTATCTGGCGTCAACGTGGTCGTTCGCACAATCATTAAATCGTTTTCATCATTCAATTATCCAATCAATTCTAAGTTATTCCAATAATGTTCGTTATGGACGCTTTTTATGCAGCTACAACTTTCAATATATTGTGGCCCATAACTTaattcgtgtttttttttttcaaaatttgagcgtttatttaagaaaaacgtGTACAATAGttttattcaaagtattgccTATCTGAAACTATGACCTTTCCCCATCTTTCTAgcaatttgtggatcccatccCAAAAGAACTGCGCCGGCTTGGCAGCCAAGAATGAATCATGCCATTTTAtgatatcttgctctgatgTTAACCTTATTCCAGTGAGGGCGTTCTGCATCgaccggaacaaatggtagtcagaaggggAAAGGTCTGGGCTATAAGGTGGGTGAGGTAAAATTTCgcatccactgttttccaaatagttcttaaccggaatagcaacGTGGGGCCCAGCGTTGTCATGAAGGAAAATTATTCCCTCGTGTCTGGTGCGTTTTTCATCTACTGCTCTCTTAAAAGGGATTAATTGTTTTGGGTAGCGTTCTCTGGATATTCGGCTTTGCCGTTGTTTGGCTGGTTGGCTGGATTTCACATACGATTTTTTGCGCTTGGGGTTGTCGTAATGTCGTAatcaccagtaacaatccgatgcaaaaatTCTGTGCCGTTTCAGCAGCATTTCGAACATGCAAAACCGCCTTTCGACGTctctcggcttgagttcatgtggaacccaatttccttgttttgaatatatccagctgcttttaaacgtttttaaatggctgcttgagtgacacccaaagagtctgcgagctcttcttgtgtttggcaacaatcttcatcgagttatgcttccagttcttcaacttcaaacttttttggctgcCCAGGACGTTCATCGTACCAAAATCATTACTTTTAAATCGTGAAAACCACTTTTGGCGCGTTCGCTCAGCTAGAGCATGTTCATCATAAACTTCCACTAAAATACGATGACTTTCGGcagtatttttcttcatattaaagtaatgaagaagaactccccgcaaaaacactttttcggGAACAAAATTCGACATTTatgagtgaaaaaaattattgtttttaactcttcaaatgaatgacatatACTGAAAAGACGTACAATAACAGTAGCTTTCCAACTCAGGTGCGGAATATCGGAACGATGTAATATTACAagttacgccatctcttatcaaatcgcacgaattaagttatagaccaACATAAAGATTCGAACAATCCTGGAGCTATTTTTTTCATCAGAAATACCAATGCTGAGAAGgttaaaaatagtatattatattataaggattaaaagtgcatatttttttacgagcaatATTTGCAGTTGCGAGGCGGAGCGCAGCGCAGCCGAGTAAATGCAAAATTGCGAGTAAAAATAGGCACTTTTAGTCCGTatgatatatactattttttctccaaccaagtcaaaattaaaataaagttagttttattcaaaaatcgttaattatttggtaataaatttgaacacctattaattataacagCGATAGTAAGTCGGTAGTCATGGATATCTGGTATTGTTGGTAATTATCGATTGTCAAGTAGAcgtcatataatttttgtagtagtttagTAGTGCTTTTActcctaggattaaaagtagcgtttttaatcctaggattaaagtgttgctaagcaacgagcaaatttttgtacagtaagggaattgatggcttttgcacctgaaaatagtacaaaaatgtcaacattttttgatggttggagaaaaatattttgctatCGCGACTTGCTAACGCTGTTATAACTAATaggtgttcaaatttattacaaaattattaatgatttttgattaaaactaactttattttaattttcacttggttggagaaaaaatagtatatatcatACGGACTAAAAGTGCAATTTTGCATTTACTCGGCTGCGCTTCGCTCGGCCTCGCAACTGCAAATATTGCTCgtaaaaaatatgcacttttaatccttataatataatatactattttcttcaagcgtataataatatctatattaatttCGGCAACACAGATCTTAGAAATAACCTATTcttttactagtaaaataatgaacgctcattattgtactagtaacaaaataatgagaatcgATAGCCACGTCTTATTATGGGCGTTGTAACCAAGTAGGCAGGAACTTTCTACTTTCTacttaatttgatgttttgcaaagtgtattgtaaaaatatatcttCAACGTACACCTCCGCTTGAAGAAAATACAGTATATGTCACTGGGAACAGAAGACCCATTATATGTTTCACCAAGTTTGCACAGCCTTGGCTCTCGCCACGACAGTGCAAGTATCTGGGCTCAACAATAATTACTCCTAGTCACATAATGTACAAATCTAATTCCGCTAACAAATGTGACTCCTTGACATTAGGAAAcgttcttcttcttcattaccTTCATATATCAGTCATGAAAAGTAGTTATGTAAAAACTGTTTAAGTTTCAaagaatgatttattatttcattacaGTACTACTGTTTTTGGGGAACACTtttcgcatggtttaagtcataccttactaATTGAAGTGTACGTTATTCGGTGCATGGAGTGTATTAGAAATCTAATTGTTCTGTTGAGTATTAAGTAAGAGTCATAGAGTATAATTTAAGTAAGCTGTAAGCTACTGATTGACCTTAAGATTATATTGCAATCTCAGAAAAATATCCAATAAAGctaattgttattaaaaagtTACTTAAATAGCTTTCCATCAATTGACAACCTCTGAAACTCACGTCAAAGACCTTTATAAGCTGCATGTTAACTATGGTATCAAAAGGTGCTAAATCAAAAACCACTCATAtgaattttgatgttttctcCTCGTGCTATGACCGTTATAGGTGGTTGGCCTC
Encoded proteins:
- the LOC130445415 gene encoding uncharacterized protein LOC130445415 codes for the protein MYARIALAALLVCALYDGAYANLVNCEDLNEPGVLVSWLYEEAPPKENFTLRAPEYGYTDSPISCIFFDAPSDLYNVEISDGGLGWQYVELQITPVENLEDDRHHHHDDDDDDKLYYQLSVFRRPDNENIA
- the LOC130445477 gene encoding uncharacterized protein LOC130445477, producing the protein MYAKIALAALLVCALYSRAYGNLVSCEDPDEPGLLVSKIYEEPPKKSNFTLRAPEYGETETAISCIFFDSSENFNVVITDGGLGKNFVELQISPIDEVEDDHHHHDDRDDKYYYELNVYRKPN